TATACCCGATCAGTCCTCAGGTCCCAGTCCCACAGACCATCGTTGGCACTGCGCATCGCAACAGCAAATCGCTGTTCGTTTCTGTACAGTTCTGCGGTACGTTCTTTAACGGTTGTTTCCAACTGCGCATTCAGTACGGACAAGTCCTGTTTTGCTTCACTAATATTAAGCTCAAACTGCTTACGCTCATCAATATCGCGTATCGCACCCACAACCCTTAGCGGGTTGCCATTACTATCACGCTCAACTATATCACCGCGATCAAGGACCCAAAAAACATCACCGTTGGCACGACGCATACGATGCTCATGGTTATAATTTTCCCCACCGGTTTTATCCGACAGCATCAGATTCAGTGCGTCAGATACTGCATCACGATCTTCTTCATGCAACAAGGCAATAAAGTCTTCAACTGGATGCTGTAAACTCTCATCATCAAGCCCGAGAATTTCACACCAACGCTTATTATGAGTCACAGTGTTATTCTGGAGATCCCAGTCCCAGATCCCCTCACCGGCAATATTCATCGCGTAAGCGTATCGGTTTTCCCGCTCTTCCAGCTTCTGATAGGCCAGTTTCAGTTCGGTAATATCATTGGCAATAACTAAGATTCTGGGCTCCCCTGAGGGGCCAACGAAAGGTTTTTTTACTGAAAGGTAATGTTTAGTTTCACCGGTTTCGTGATCGGTTGATGATTCCTCAATCTGTTGAACCTTACCTGACCGAATAACCTCACGAACACTCTCAAGATAGAAATCAACTTGTTTCTGGTTAGGATTGAAATACCCGTCATCATGACCGATCAACTCACTGGGCGTAGTACCATATAGATTAGCCAACGCTCTGTTGCCCAGCAAGAATCGACCATCCCAATCTTTAATCAGGATGATATCCGGCGACTCTTCAATTACCAGCTTTGATAAGCTTACTTCCTGATAGAAGGTTTCCCACTGTTTCAAAGCAAGCTCTGCGCTCTCTGCAGCAGGCCCCATAGCCATACAGTGATTACAGCAAACCTGATGAGAGCCCTCCCCCATGGCTTGTACTTGAGACTTAGCCTCCTGACAGAACGGACAAGCTAAATTGTGATGGGCCATAGAATCTATTAACTCCAACGATATTAAGGATCGCTTGTTTGAATCAACCTAACTGCTCTGTCCATGATAGTTAGCATTCACATACCCGAAAATCCCTTATGATTCTCTCACTTTATGTAATGATAAATACGCCATTATACTTAGATGTATACGTTATAATGCCCGGTTGTTTTTTGAGCAATGCCTAAATAAAGACTCAACGACTTTAAATCAAATGCTGTTATATTTTTCATAATACATTATATGCAATATAGATTACTGCGGAAGCTTGCCTTGTAGAAACTAACACTACCCATATTGACCACTCGTGCTGACTAGCAAAGAACAGAGTAACGCTTGGCGCCCCTTACCACTGCATCACACTAAACGCTTACCCTGATGAACTCATGAACCAACCTAAGACGGCCATTTATTTATTTTATATCACTGACAACACCTAACACCTAAAACAAAAAAAGCCCCTATTATCAGGGGCTTATATGTATTTTTACATATCCAATCTAAGGTGTGCCTCAGAACGGGATATCATCATCAAAGTCATCAAGACCAGGGGCAGGCTGCGGCGCAGTGTTCTGCTGTGGTTTCTGATATGACTGCTGTGGTTGCTGTTGTTGTGGCTTTTGATAATTCTGCTGCGGGGCCTGCTGCTGAGGCGCTTGCTGCGGGGCTTGCTGATAACCACCGGCCTGAGGCTGCTGATATCCACCGCCCCCTTCACCGCGACTGTCCAGCATCTGCATCTCACTGGCAACAATCTCTGTAGTATAGCGATCCTGCCCTTGCTGATCCTGCCATTTCCGAGTCCGCAAAGACCCTTCCAGATAAACTTTAGACCCCTTGCGCAGGTATTCGCCTGCAATCTCAGCCAAGCGGTTAAAAAACACCACCCGGTGCCACTCAGTACGTTCCTGCTGCTGACCGGTTTGCTTATCCTTCCATGACTCCGAGGTCGCGACTGTGATATTAGTCACCGCATTACCACTAGGCATATATTTAGTTTCAGGGTCGTTGCCCAGATTACCAATCAGGATGACTTTGTTAACACCGCGTGCCATTGATCTCTCCAATTTTCTTTAACTAGTTGCAACCGTTGCTGCACAATTATTACAGCTAATGCATTGGGCTAAAGCATATCATAAATATTACTGCTATCAGCGTAAAATATCTTCAGATCAGGTGTTGGCGGCGCGCATAACTCTTTATACTTGACCCCTTTACTTCACACACGGAAACAGCATGGACAAGATACTGGTTCGGGGCGCTAGAACCCACAACCTCAAGAATATCGACCTGGATATCCCACGGGATAAACTCGTTGTTATCACAGGCTTGTCCGGCTCAGGCAAATCTTCGCTGGCATTTGACACGCTCTATGCTGAAGGTCAACGACGCTATGTAGAATCTCTCTCGACCTATGCCCGTCAGTTTCTGTCGATGATGGAAAAGCCCGATGTCGATCATATTGAAGGTCTGTCACCGGCAATATCTATTGAGCAAAAATCCACATCACACAACCCTCGCTCTACCGTCGGTACAATTACTGAAATATATGACTACCTCCGCTTGCTGTTTGCCCGGGCGGGAGAACCTCGCTGCCCGGATCATGACCTTCCATTGGCTGCACAAACTATCAGCCAGATGGTTGATCAGGTTATAGCGCTACCTGAAGGCACGAAGCTGATGTTACTGGCGCCTGTTATTCAGGGCCGTAAAGGTGAGCATTTACATACTATCAACGAATTACAGGCACAAGGCTTCGTCCGCGCTCGCGTGAACGGGATCGTCTGCGACATCGATAGCATTCCAGAACTGGATAAGAACAAAAAACATAATATTGAAGCGGTGGTTGACCGATTCAAAGTACGCGACGACCTACAGATTCGCCTAGCGGAATCTTTTGAAACCGCCCTGAACATGACTGATGGTATTGCCACTATCAGCTATATGGATGGCGATGGTGAGGAACTGGTTTTTTCAGCCCGTTTTGCCTGCCCCAAATGCGGCCATAGCATTCAGGAACTGGAACCCCGGATGTTCTCGTTTAACAACCCTCATGGAGCTTGCTCATCCTGTGACGGATTGGGTGTAAAGCAGTTCTTTGACCCAAACAAAGTAGTCAGTGACGCTAGCCTGACCCTGTCTGAAGGCGCAATTCGTGGCTGGGACCGCCGGGCACTTTATTATTTTCAGCAGCTGAAAGCCGTATCTGAACATTATGGCTTTAACATCGACACCCCTTTCAAAGATCTGAACGAAAAACAACAGAAAGTGATTCTGGAAGGCAGCGGTACAGAGGATATTGCTTTTCGTTACCTTAATGATCGCGGTGATGTCATCAGCAAATCTCACCCCTTTGAAGGCGTACTGAACAACCTGTCACGACGCTATCGGGAAACCGAATCCGATATGGTTCGTGAGGATTTATCA
The genomic region above belongs to Amphritea japonica ATCC BAA-1530 and contains:
- the ssb gene encoding single-stranded DNA-binding protein, whose amino-acid sequence is MARGVNKVILIGNLGNDPETKYMPSGNAVTNITVATSESWKDKQTGQQQERTEWHRVVFFNRLAEIAGEYLRKGSKVYLEGSLRTRKWQDQQGQDRYTTEIVASEMQMLDSRGEGGGGYQQPQAGGYQQAPQQAPQQQAPQQNYQKPQQQQPQQSYQKPQQNTAPQPAPGLDDFDDDIPF